A DNA window from Halomicrobium mukohataei DSM 12286 contains the following coding sequences:
- a CDS encoding amino acid-binding protein, with protein sequence MSDSQDEVRAYTVRLELVDEPGELLRALHPIADNGGNLLSIFHERGNMTPRGHIPVEVDLEATPERFEDIVEALQAENFNIIQAGAERYSEALTIVLSGHLVNTDLSHTLSHIQEATEATVTDLSLSAPEGTEDVSSARLRLATEAGNADNALAAVREIAAEKELTVVEPLTAGGDA encoded by the coding sequence ATGAGCGACTCGCAGGACGAGGTTCGAGCCTACACAGTCCGGCTCGAACTGGTCGACGAACCCGGCGAACTGCTCCGGGCGCTCCACCCGATCGCCGACAACGGCGGCAACCTCCTCTCTATCTTCCACGAGCGTGGGAACATGACGCCACGGGGTCACATCCCCGTGGAGGTCGACCTGGAGGCCACGCCCGAGCGGTTCGAGGACATCGTCGAGGCCCTCCAGGCGGAGAACTTCAACATCATCCAGGCCGGCGCAGAGCGCTACAGCGAGGCGCTGACGATCGTCCTCTCGGGCCACCTGGTGAACACGGACCTCTCTCACACGCTCTCGCACATCCAGGAAGCCACCGAGGCGACGGTCACCGACCTGTCGCTGTCGGCCCCGGAAGGCACCGAGGACGTATCGAGCGCACGTCTCCGTCTCGCCACCGAGGCGGGCAACGCCGACAACGCCCTGGCGGCGGTCCGTGAGATCGCCGCCGAGAAGGAGTTGACTGTCGTCGAGCCGCTGACGGCGGGTGGTGACGCGTGA
- a CDS encoding sensor histidine kinase: protein MTDGGLSRAVATALSELRFDYAPSLQTQHLLLFATMALVTVGLAYWITRTRQTRGAKLFGLTLVVLGARLASDVVHGLVGELWPLLEVLVALNPLLELGVLVLFVRFAGRYAGVERVGSDRARRAMGGLVVVAAIAIATNPVHGLVFDAVRRVSIPFTHVVVERGVLGFGLLGVNVVLLLAAAGLLAHAVTTGFRPAWWPAIVLSIAVSVALVVIALQLRVGGVVPQYDYTAIGYAGFFFLTTLALVEHGLRRIEVVAREEILDDIDDAVVLLDTDGTVVTTNAAAEGLFGTLDGAEGFLDRFDELGSEQLDGDRERTAITIDPQTTEWDTLRNTTETAQRGPRHFLVYTEYVTTRTTRVIGHVVRFVETTELERRSRELERKNDQLDQFASTVSHDLRNPLNVATGYLQMATEGVDPDDDAAFDVAAALTYLDKVEVSLDRMATIIDDILALIDNTDPVTDTEAVDFESVVSAAWSTVDTRSATLELTGEGTVDADETRLQRLLENLFRNAIDHVGDNVTIEVGLTGEGFYVADDGPGIPEDERERIFEHGYTTGDGGTGLGLSIVQQLAEAHGWTVSLDPDADGAAFVVEGCATTRRPAQTTESTEPERRHRSRRER, encoded by the coding sequence ATGACCGACGGCGGGCTGTCCAGAGCGGTCGCGACGGCGCTGTCGGAGCTGCGGTTCGACTACGCCCCGTCGCTGCAGACCCAGCACCTCCTGCTGTTTGCCACGATGGCCCTCGTCACCGTCGGTCTGGCCTACTGGATCACGCGAACCCGACAGACGAGGGGGGCCAAGCTATTCGGGCTCACCCTCGTCGTGCTCGGGGCCCGGCTGGCCTCGGACGTCGTCCACGGGCTCGTCGGCGAGCTCTGGCCGCTCCTGGAGGTGCTGGTCGCGCTGAACCCGCTCCTCGAACTGGGGGTGCTGGTGCTGTTCGTGCGCTTTGCCGGCCGCTACGCCGGTGTCGAGCGAGTGGGGTCCGACCGGGCGCGTCGTGCGATGGGCGGCCTCGTCGTCGTGGCGGCGATCGCGATCGCGACCAACCCGGTCCACGGACTGGTGTTCGACGCCGTCCGGCGGGTGTCGATCCCGTTCACCCACGTCGTCGTCGAGCGCGGCGTCCTCGGATTCGGCCTGCTGGGGGTGAACGTCGTCCTGTTGCTCGCCGCCGCCGGCCTGCTCGCGCACGCGGTGACGACGGGGTTCCGGCCGGCGTGGTGGCCGGCGATCGTCCTCTCGATCGCGGTCTCGGTCGCGCTCGTGGTGATCGCCCTCCAGCTTCGCGTCGGCGGAGTGGTCCCCCAGTACGACTACACGGCGATCGGGTACGCCGGGTTCTTCTTCCTGACGACGCTGGCGCTGGTCGAGCACGGCCTGCGCCGCATCGAGGTCGTCGCACGCGAGGAGATCCTCGACGACATCGACGACGCCGTCGTCCTGCTGGACACCGACGGCACCGTCGTCACGACGAACGCCGCCGCCGAGGGACTGTTCGGGACGCTCGACGGAGCGGAGGGGTTCCTGGATCGGTTCGACGAACTCGGGAGCGAACAGCTGGACGGCGACCGAGAACGGACCGCGATCACGATCGATCCCCAGACGACCGAGTGGGACACGCTCCGGAACACGACCGAGACCGCACAGCGGGGACCACGGCACTTCCTCGTCTACACCGAGTACGTCACCACGCGGACGACGCGGGTCATCGGCCACGTCGTCCGGTTCGTCGAGACGACGGAACTCGAACGCCGCTCGCGGGAGCTCGAACGCAAGAACGACCAGCTCGACCAGTTCGCCAGCACCGTCTCTCACGACCTTCGGAACCCACTGAACGTCGCGACGGGGTACCTCCAGATGGCGACCGAGGGCGTCGATCCCGACGACGACGCGGCCTTCGACGTCGCGGCGGCGCTGACCTACCTCGACAAGGTCGAGGTGTCTCTCGACCGGATGGCGACGATCATCGACGACATTCTGGCGCTGATCGACAACACCGACCCGGTGACCGACACCGAGGCCGTCGACTTCGAGTCGGTCGTCTCGGCCGCCTGGTCGACCGTCGACACCCGGTCGGCGACGCTCGAACTGACCGGCGAGGGCACTGTCGATGCCGACGAGACGCGACTCCAGCGCCTGCTGGAGAACCTGTTTCGCAACGCCATCGACCACGTCGGCGACAACGTGACCATCGAGGTGGGGCTGACCGGCGAGGGGTTCTACGTGGCCGACGACGGCCCCGGCATCCCCGAGGACGAACGCGAGCGGATCTTCGAACACGGCTACACGACCGGCGACGGGGGGACCGGGCTGGGCCTGTCGATCGTCCAGCAACTCGCCGAGGCCCACGGCTGGACGGTCTCGCTCGATCCCGACGCCGACGGCGCGGCGTTCGTCGTCGAGGGCTGTGCGACGACACGCCGTCCGGCACAGACGACGGAGTCGACCGAGCCCGAGCGGCGACACCGTTCCCGACGAGAGCGGTGA
- the rpsJ gene encoding 30S ribosomal protein S10 — translation MSQQARVRLAGTSPEDLDDICGDVREIANKTGVELSGPVPLPTKTLEVPTRKSPDGEGTATWEHWEMRVHKRLIDIDADERALRQLMRIQVPNDVSIEIVLED, via the coding sequence ATGTCCCAACAGGCACGCGTCCGGCTGGCAGGGACCAGTCCCGAGGACCTCGACGACATCTGCGGTGACGTTCGCGAGATCGCGAACAAGACCGGCGTCGAGCTCTCGGGCCCCGTCCCGCTACCGACCAAGACGCTGGAAGTCCCCACCCGCAAGTCCCCCGACGGCGAAGGGACCGCGACGTGGGAACACTGGGAGATGCGCGTCCACAAGCGGCTCATCGACATCGACGCCGACGAGCGAGCACTGCGCCAGCTCATGCGGATCCAGGTCCCGAACGACGTCTCCATCGAGATCGTCCTCGAGGACTGA
- a CDS encoding VOC family protein — MTELQFITFACDAPERLATFWEAALDGERRDTEVPETALVDRPGDGPDLLFKRLQAGTKWRMAIHLDLSVEDRAQSVERLRELGATVRETKTEHHDGTTAEWTVLEDPEGNAFCVSEY, encoded by the coding sequence ATGACAGAGCTGCAGTTTATTACCTTCGCTTGTGACGCGCCGGAGCGACTGGCGACGTTCTGGGAAGCCGCGCTCGACGGTGAACGCCGCGACACCGAGGTCCCCGAGACGGCACTCGTCGACCGCCCCGGCGACGGCCCGGATCTCCTCTTCAAGCGACTGCAGGCCGGCACGAAGTGGCGGATGGCGATCCACCTCGATCTGTCGGTCGAAGACAGAGCCCAGAGCGTCGAGCGACTCCGCGAACTCGGGGCGACCGTCCGCGAGACGAAGACGGAACACCACGACGGGACGACCGCCGAGTGGACGGTGCTGGAAGATCCCGAAGGCAACGCCTTCTGCGTGTCCGAGTACTGA
- a CDS encoding ATP-binding protein — protein sequence MKPFTRRAVVAGTVVAVVLVWSGLVPLSAGAAGVSGLDCQPGSEGAVFAADSGLEAVYDGETLDGNPFVDDTTLAFPNVTVSATDTASLRIVAATDDGVCLRSIEPTSAPVRVTPDAGETVVVRDSLVNLSYGSFRYARSAGGVDLAYNASAPAAITVEDGDLSAGRTVEAVDADSGTQLTTGTVSADDTVDLQLPAGHRNVDLRYASTQTATATSTVQPAAATATDTATPTATDTATQTATNATTRTQTATETATPTARETPPDSDSATGGSSAGDDTATPTPTPDRTQTATPTATPANATEFTVPEWTGELVAYEPTPQTQHVGGLLPLTVSLWGLALWLVVARRGPETRLLALVLVVASVRATSDLTQIVLDGFVGVEAPLATLNLLLEFATAVLFAGFAVQYADIGERRTRHAKRALGVLGAVGATAVLTNPIHGQVFTDAAVAAGPFTYVTASVGPVGWLLFALATGLVAAGGVLVARTFVVGSPRGAWRPVAVIGTGLAVAIGIAALDVLELGPVTGYDYSATGVNYFLLATTVSLLGYGFQRLKPSGQRSIVADLDDAIVILDDAWRVVEWNGAAEEIVPELSTGRSFDAVFSEPLARPTVDQTVTREMSLEVDRWVTDSGTDAEPPTDSDDRTDGDSNGTDGQAAGSSERSETTEPGTNGTELDGAAEGHGEPLDTERRHFIVNARAVTTETSDVIGYTVRFADVTALKRHMSQLERRNEQLDQFAGAVTQDLRGPLGEAREETERVRAVLEDADEPEAVDRRALTTALGSIDAALNRMARLVEDILGLARDRDLQTDPEPIPFDAIVESVWDRFDPKEATLSVEATGEISADREHLDRLLAVLVRNAIQHGGEGVTVRVGLDDDGFYVADDGPGIDPSVRDRAFEAGVTTRDAAAGLGLTMARQRAAAHGWEIALDDGATGTRVVVSGCETEGPDE from the coding sequence ATGAAACCATTCACTCGTCGGGCAGTCGTCGCCGGAACGGTCGTCGCGGTGGTCCTCGTCTGGAGCGGACTCGTCCCGCTATCGGCCGGTGCAGCCGGCGTCTCAGGCCTCGACTGTCAGCCGGGGAGCGAGGGAGCCGTCTTCGCGGCCGACAGCGGCCTCGAAGCGGTGTACGACGGCGAGACGCTGGACGGCAATCCGTTCGTCGACGACACCACGCTCGCGTTCCCGAACGTCACGGTCAGTGCGACCGACACCGCGTCGCTTCGCATCGTCGCGGCGACCGACGACGGCGTCTGCCTGCGCTCTATCGAACCCACCAGTGCACCGGTCCGGGTGACGCCGGACGCCGGTGAGACCGTCGTCGTTCGCGATTCGCTGGTGAACCTGAGCTACGGCTCGTTTCGGTACGCACGCTCGGCCGGCGGCGTCGATCTGGCCTACAACGCCAGCGCGCCCGCCGCGATCACGGTCGAGGACGGCGATCTCTCGGCCGGACGCACCGTCGAGGCCGTCGACGCCGACAGCGGGACGCAACTGACGACCGGAACCGTCAGTGCCGACGACACGGTCGACCTCCAGTTGCCGGCGGGACACCGGAACGTGGATCTGCGGTACGCGTCGACACAGACGGCGACGGCCACGTCGACCGTCCAGCCGGCCGCGGCGACAGCGACGGACACCGCGACACCGACCGCGACGGACACTGCGACACAGACCGCGACGAACGCCACGACACGGACACAGACAGCGACGGAGACCGCGACACCGACCGCGCGGGAGACGCCACCGGACAGCGACTCGGCCACGGGCGGTTCGTCGGCTGGCGACGACACTGCGACGCCGACTCCGACGCCGGACAGAACCCAGACTGCGACTCCGACCGCGACGCCCGCGAACGCCACGGAGTTCACCGTCCCGGAGTGGACCGGCGAGCTGGTGGCCTACGAGCCGACGCCACAGACCCAGCACGTCGGCGGCCTGCTCCCGTTGACGGTGTCGCTGTGGGGACTCGCCCTGTGGCTCGTGGTCGCCCGTCGGGGCCCCGAGACGCGCTTGCTCGCGCTCGTCCTCGTCGTCGCCTCCGTGCGAGCGACGAGCGATCTGACACAGATCGTGCTCGACGGCTTCGTGGGCGTCGAAGCCCCGCTAGCGACGCTCAACCTCCTGCTGGAGTTCGCGACGGCGGTGCTGTTTGCCGGCTTCGCCGTCCAGTACGCCGACATCGGCGAGCGCAGGACCCGACACGCGAAACGGGCCCTCGGTGTGCTCGGGGCAGTCGGAGCCACCGCCGTCCTGACGAACCCCATCCACGGACAGGTCTTTACCGACGCGGCCGTCGCGGCCGGCCCCTTCACCTACGTGACGGCCAGCGTCGGTCCGGTCGGCTGGCTCCTGTTCGCGCTCGCGACCGGGCTGGTCGCTGCCGGGGGCGTGCTCGTCGCTCGAACCTTCGTCGTCGGCTCGCCGCGGGGAGCCTGGCGACCGGTTGCCGTCATCGGGACCGGACTCGCCGTCGCGATCGGCATCGCGGCTCTCGACGTGCTGGAGCTGGGGCCGGTGACCGGCTACGACTACAGCGCGACCGGCGTCAACTACTTCCTCCTCGCGACGACCGTCTCGCTGCTCGGCTACGGCTTCCAGCGGCTCAAGCCCAGCGGGCAGCGCTCGATCGTCGCCGACCTCGACGACGCGATCGTCATCCTCGACGACGCCTGGCGAGTCGTCGAGTGGAACGGGGCCGCCGAAGAGATCGTCCCGGAGCTGTCGACCGGCCGCTCGTTCGACGCCGTCTTCTCCGAGCCGCTGGCACGCCCGACCGTCGACCAGACGGTCACCCGCGAGATGAGCCTGGAGGTCGATCGATGGGTGACCGACAGCGGAACCGACGCCGAGCCGCCGACCGACAGTGACGACCGGACGGACGGAGACTCGAACGGGACGGACGGTCAGGCGGCGGGATCGAGTGAACGCAGCGAGACGACAGAACCCGGAACGAACGGGACAGAGCTGGACGGGGCCGCCGAAGGCCACGGCGAGCCCCTCGACACCGAGCGACGCCACTTCATCGTCAACGCGCGGGCAGTGACCACCGAGACCAGCGACGTGATCGGCTACACGGTCCGGTTCGCCGACGTGACGGCACTGAAGCGCCACATGTCCCAGCTCGAGCGTCGCAACGAGCAGCTCGATCAGTTCGCGGGCGCTGTCACGCAGGACCTCCGCGGCCCGCTGGGCGAGGCACGCGAGGAGACGGAGCGCGTGCGAGCAGTGCTGGAGGACGCCGACGAGCCGGAGGCGGTCGACCGGCGGGCGCTCACGACCGCGCTCGGTTCGATCGACGCCGCGCTGAACCGGATGGCCCGGCTCGTCGAAGACATCCTCGGACTGGCTCGCGACCGAGACTTACAGACCGATCCGGAACCGATCCCGTTCGACGCGATCGTCGAGTCGGTCTGGGACCGCTTCGATCCGAAGGAAGCCACCCTCTCGGTCGAGGCGACCGGCGAGATCAGCGCCGACCGCGAGCACCTCGATCGGCTCCTCGCCGTGCTGGTCCGGAACGCGATCCAGCACGGCGGGGAGGGAGTCACCGTCCGCGTCGGCCTCGACGACGACGGGTTCTACGTGGCCGACGACGGCCCGGGCATCGATCCGTCGGTCCGAGACCGCGCGTTCGAAGCGGGCGTGACGACCCGCGACGCTGCGGCCGGTCTCGGGCTCACGATGGCGCGACAGCGGGCCGCCGCCCACGGGTGGGAGATCGCACTCGACGACGGCGCGACCGGAACGCGTGTCGTCGTCAGCGGTTGTGAAACGGAGGGACCCGACGAATGA
- a CDS encoding homoserine dehydrogenase, which translates to MKLAVLGAGAVGRSVAELAGDYGHTVTALADSSGAVVDADGIDVDAVLAAKEADGTVGSARPETALEAEYDALIEATPTTLGDAEPGFGHVEAALERDRHVVLANKGPVAERYADVRALERESAGEVLFEATVGGAMPVLSTIDDFDPEHITAARGVLNGTANFILSRMAAEGLGYEHVLAEAQDLGVAEADPTFDVEGTDAALKCVIVANVLAGERREYTLDDATVEGISSIPGSALELAQEDGRTIRLIGEVADGDVRVGPRLVPENAALSVSGTRNIVQLETEHAGRLNISGRGAGGPETASAVLADVGRLPEA; encoded by the coding sequence GTGAAACTCGCAGTCCTGGGTGCCGGTGCAGTGGGGCGATCGGTCGCGGAACTGGCGGGCGATTACGGTCACACCGTGACCGCGCTGGCCGACTCCAGTGGGGCGGTCGTCGACGCCGACGGGATCGACGTCGACGCGGTCCTCGCTGCCAAAGAGGCCGACGGGACGGTCGGATCGGCCCGGCCCGAGACCGCCCTCGAAGCGGAGTACGACGCCCTCATCGAGGCGACGCCGACGACGCTCGGCGACGCCGAGCCCGGCTTCGGCCACGTCGAGGCCGCACTGGAGCGGGACCGTCACGTCGTCCTCGCGAACAAGGGTCCCGTCGCAGAACGCTACGCCGACGTGCGCGCGCTCGAACGCGAGAGCGCGGGCGAGGTGCTCTTCGAGGCGACCGTCGGCGGTGCGATGCCGGTGCTGTCGACGATCGACGACTTCGACCCCGAACACATCACCGCGGCGCGGGGCGTCCTCAACGGGACGGCGAACTTCATCCTCTCGCGGATGGCCGCCGAGGGGCTGGGCTACGAACACGTCCTCGCCGAGGCCCAGGATCTCGGCGTCGCCGAGGCCGATCCCACGTTCGACGTCGAGGGCACCGACGCCGCCCTGAAGTGTGTCATCGTCGCGAACGTCCTCGCGGGCGAGCGACGCGAGTACACGCTCGACGACGCCACGGTCGAGGGGATCAGTTCGATCCCCGGCAGCGCCCTCGAACTCGCACAGGAAGACGGCCGCACGATCCGTCTCATCGGCGAGGTCGCCGACGGCGACGTTCGCGTCGGCCCGCGGCTGGTTCCGGAAAACGCCGCGCTCTCCGTCTCGGGGACGCGCAACATCGTCCAGCTCGAAACGGAACACGCCGGGCGACTCAACATCTCGGGCCGCGGTGCCGGCGGCCCCGAGACGGCGAGTGCGGTCCTGGCCGACGTCGGTCGACTCCCCGAGGCGTAG
- a CDS encoding ASCH domain-containing protein gives MSESTEQLEFDEAYAGEILGGEKTATVRYDMELPAVGSYVPATTQDGLEFAILKIKRTASVLAVEVPDLLDLFGANYGSSTVHEVVDGVNSHYQKTILPATNVEVIVFEVVST, from the coding sequence GTGAGTGAGAGTACCGAACAACTGGAGTTCGATGAGGCGTACGCCGGTGAGATATTGGGTGGGGAGAAGACAGCGACCGTTCGATACGACATGGAGTTACCTGCTGTTGGAAGCTATGTGCCTGCGACGACACAGGACGGGTTAGAGTTCGCCATCCTCAAAATCAAGCGAACAGCGAGTGTGCTGGCAGTCGAAGTCCCTGATCTACTCGACCTGTTCGGTGCAAACTACGGTTCAAGTACTGTCCACGAGGTGGTCGATGGTGTCAACAGCCACTATCAAAAAACGATTCTCCCCGCGACAAACGTCGAAGTCATCGTTTTCGAGGTGGTCAGTACATGA
- a CDS encoding ribbon-helix-helix domain-containing protein gives MQTAGGASVSFSADDDLVDAFDSWVEESQYGSRSEALRTLMAQTCDTEHDNTTPLAPPQDDRLGTAYKRLCEHASPEGYVRGSVALTLLASVLNIPKSEIRTQVLRKLHKRGYLRRQNNVYGDTSYQLMGWES, from the coding sequence ATGCAGACGGCTGGCGGGGCGTCAGTCAGCTTCAGCGCCGACGACGATCTCGTGGACGCCTTCGATAGCTGGGTTGAGGAGTCCCAGTATGGCAGCCGGAGCGAGGCACTTCGGACCCTCATGGCCCAGACCTGCGACACCGAGCACGACAACACTACGCCGCTCGCCCCACCGCAGGACGACCGACTGGGCACCGCCTACAAGCGGCTGTGTGAGCACGCCAGTCCCGAGGGCTACGTCCGGGGCAGTGTCGCTCTGACGCTGCTGGCGTCGGTCCTGAACATCCCAAAGAGCGAAATCCGGACGCAGGTGCTCCGGAAGCTCCACAAGCGCGGGTACCTCCGACGCCAGAACAACGTCTACGGAGACACGTCGTACCAACTCATGGGGTGGGAGTCATGA
- a CDS encoding tail fiber domain-containing protein produces the protein MTTDDLRRRVERLEAMVAAADDGPEGEDGLTRRTVLKGLGLAGVGSYAVGKARADPQGQLGTDTDPVATVYAQQLHGGLTGNTAVSSLLGPGLGIDSGSLSADVSGATSTGSGTDIYTGTTDGDLQFRSLVGGTNVSLSSASGAVTIDATAGSSVWSDPDADDLLEPTSSYRGIDLSGVSNPRVVTPWIGTTTATAFEAFVGTTRVARFTPTGTDGNAETAAGNVLLGQYAQIGDGATGVAVGGGGSPTNSHENVAYDNYGTISGGQNNTVGSDDGDPVTAAHATIGGGYSNTASSVYATIAGGTANTASAKSVAVGGGNGNTSSGNYAAVAGGYSNSARSRYGTIGGGSTNTASGQHATVGGGNSNTAGGDQSTVGGGQNNSATGPDAAVPGGQSNTAAGSHSLAAGRRAAANDAGAFVWADSQDADFASDADYNGSGVTGNDTFHVRAQNGARIVNGAGTTYIPSGSTGWTATSTRAAKTNFQPIDPDSVLDGVRSLDVATWEYKTRDGEAAGVEHMGPTAEAFDDAFGLGESQRHINSINADGVALAAIQGLADRADELAAELERKDERVGELEDRLAERDERVDELAAELERKDERIDELESRLDDLETLVQQGE, from the coding sequence ATGACGACGGACGACCTCCGGCGGCGGGTCGAGCGACTGGAGGCGATGGTCGCGGCGGCGGACGACGGGCCGGAGGGTGAGGACGGACTGACGCGCCGGACGGTACTGAAGGGGCTGGGACTGGCCGGCGTCGGCAGCTACGCCGTGGGGAAGGCACGAGCAGATCCACAGGGACAGCTCGGGACCGACACGGATCCGGTCGCGACCGTCTACGCCCAGCAGCTCCACGGCGGTCTGACGGGCAACACGGCGGTGAGTTCGCTGCTGGGGCCGGGACTGGGGATCGACAGCGGCTCGCTGTCGGCCGACGTGAGCGGCGCGACGAGTACGGGTTCCGGCACCGACATCTACACCGGGACGACCGACGGCGACCTGCAGTTCCGATCGCTCGTCGGAGGCACGAACGTCTCGCTGTCGAGTGCCAGCGGAGCGGTCACGATCGACGCGACGGCCGGCTCGTCGGTGTGGAGCGATCCGGACGCGGACGACCTCCTCGAACCGACCAGCTCGTACAGAGGGATCGATCTGAGTGGCGTCAGCAATCCGCGGGTCGTGACGCCCTGGATCGGCACCACGACGGCGACGGCCTTCGAGGCCTTCGTCGGCACCACCCGCGTCGCCCGGTTCACACCGACCGGAACCGACGGAAACGCCGAGACGGCCGCGGGAAACGTCCTGCTGGGCCAGTACGCACAGATCGGTGACGGGGCGACCGGCGTCGCGGTCGGCGGCGGCGGTAGTCCGACCAACAGTCACGAGAACGTCGCCTACGACAACTACGGGACGATCAGCGGCGGCCAGAACAACACGGTCGGGAGCGACGACGGCGATCCGGTGACGGCGGCCCACGCGACGATCGGCGGGGGCTACAGCAACACCGCTTCGAGCGTGTACGCGACGATCGCCGGAGGAACGGCAAACACCGCGTCTGCCAAATCCGTGGCCGTCGGTGGCGGTAACGGCAACACCAGTTCGGGCAACTACGCGGCCGTCGCGGGTGGCTACTCCAACAGTGCGCGCAGCCGGTACGGGACGATCGGTGGCGGGTCGACGAACACCGCGTCGGGCCAGCACGCGACGGTCGGCGGCGGGAACAGCAACACGGCCGGCGGCGACCAGTCGACCGTCGGCGGCGGGCAGAACAACAGCGCCACGGGACCGGACGCGGCGGTTCCCGGCGGCCAGAGCAACACGGCCGCTGGGAGCCACTCGCTGGCGGCCGGCCGTCGCGCGGCGGCCAACGACGCCGGGGCGTTCGTCTGGGCGGACAGTCAGGACGCCGACTTCGCGTCCGACGCCGACTACAACGGCTCCGGCGTGACCGGTAACGACACGTTCCACGTCAGGGCGCAAAACGGTGCTCGCATCGTCAACGGGGCCGGAACGACCTACATTCCGAGCGGGTCGACCGGGTGGACGGCGACGTCGACCAGAGCGGCGAAGACGAACTTCCAGCCGATCGATCCCGACAGCGTCCTCGACGGCGTCCGCTCGCTGGACGTGGCTACCTGGGAGTACAAGACCAGAGACGGCGAGGCCGCTGGAGTCGAGCACATGGGTCCGACGGCCGAAGCGTTCGACGACGCCTTCGGTCTCGGAGAGAGCCAACGCCACATCAACTCCATCAACGCCGACGGCGTCGCCCTGGCGGCGATCCAGGGACTCGCGGACCGGGCCGACGAGCTGGCGGCCGAACTCGAACGGAAAGACGAACGCGTCGGCGAGCTCGAAGACCGGCTCGCGGAACGAGACGAGCGAGTCGACGAGCTGGCGGCCGAACTCGAACGGAAAGACGAACGCATCGACGAACTGGAGTCGCGACTGGACGACCTCGAAACGCTCGTACAACAGGGTGAGTGA
- the tuf gene encoding translation elongation factor EF-1 subunit alpha, with the protein MSDRHQNLAIIGHVDHGKSTLVGRLLYETGSVPEHVIEQHKEEAEEKGKGGFEFAYVMDNLAEERERGVTIDIAHQEFSTDAYDFTIVDCPGHRDFVKNMITGASQADNAVLVVAADDGVAPQTREHVFLARTLGIGELIVGVNKMDLVDYNESDYEQVVSEVEDLLKQVRFGTEDASFIPISAFEGDNIAERSDNTDWYDGDILLEALNDLPEPEPPTDAPLRLPIQDVYTIDGIGTVPVGRVETGILNVGDNVSFQPSDVGGEVKTVEMHHEEVPKAEPGDNVGFNVRGIGKDDIRRGDVCGPADDPPTVAETFQAQIVVMQHPSVITAGYTPVFHAHTAQVACTIESIDQKIDPSSGEVAEENPDFIQNGDAAVVTIRPQKPLSIEPSGEIPELGSFAIRDMGQTIAAGKVLDVNER; encoded by the coding sequence ATGAGCGACCGACACCAGAACCTGGCCATCATCGGCCACGTCGACCACGGAAAGAGTACGCTCGTCGGACGACTCCTCTACGAGACAGGATCCGTCCCCGAGCACGTCATCGAACAGCACAAGGAAGAAGCCGAGGAGAAGGGCAAGGGCGGCTTCGAGTTCGCCTACGTCATGGACAACCTCGCCGAAGAGCGCGAACGCGGTGTCACCATCGACATCGCTCACCAGGAGTTCAGCACCGACGCCTACGACTTCACCATCGTCGACTGTCCTGGTCACCGCGACTTCGTCAAGAACATGATCACCGGCGCGAGCCAGGCCGACAACGCAGTCCTCGTCGTCGCCGCTGACGACGGTGTCGCGCCCCAGACTCGCGAGCACGTCTTCCTGGCACGCACGCTGGGCATCGGCGAGCTCATCGTCGGCGTCAACAAGATGGACCTCGTCGACTACAACGAGTCCGACTACGAACAGGTCGTCTCCGAGGTCGAGGACCTGCTCAAGCAGGTCCGCTTCGGCACCGAGGACGCCAGCTTCATCCCGATCTCCGCGTTCGAAGGCGACAACATCGCCGAGCGCTCGGACAACACCGACTGGTACGACGGCGACATCCTGCTCGAAGCACTCAACGACCTGCCCGAGCCGGAGCCGCCGACGGACGCACCGCTGCGCCTCCCGATCCAGGACGTCTACACGATCGACGGCATCGGCACGGTGCCGGTCGGCCGTGTCGAGACCGGTATCCTGAACGTCGGCGACAACGTCTCCTTCCAGCCCAGCGACGTGGGCGGCGAGGTCAAGACCGTCGAGATGCACCACGAAGAGGTGCCCAAGGCAGAGCCCGGCGACAACGTCGGGTTCAACGTCCGTGGCATCGGCAAGGACGACATCCGCCGCGGTGACGTCTGTGGCCCGGCCGACGACCCGCCGACGGTCGCCGAGACCTTCCAGGCCCAGATCGTCGTCATGCAGCACCCGTCCGTGATCACGGCCGGTTACACCCCGGTCTTCCACGCACACACCGCACAGGTCGCCTGTACGATCGAGTCCATCGACCAGAAGATCGACCCGTCCTCCGGCGAGGTCGCCGAGGAGAACCCGGACTTCATCCAGAACGGCGACGCCGCGGTCGTCACCATCCGACCCCAGAAGCCCCTCAGCATCGAGCCGTCGGGCGAGATTCCGGAGCTCGGGAGCTTCGCCATCCGCGACATGGGTCAGACCATCGCAGCCGGCAAAGTCCTCGACGTCAACGAGCGATAA